The Halictus rubicundus isolate RS-2024b unplaced genomic scaffold, iyHalRubi1_principal scaffold0065, whole genome shotgun sequence genomic sequence gggattggataggatagaggatacgatagcatagaggataggattgggtagaggataggataggggattggatatgatagaagctacgagacgatagaggatagtataggatagaggataagatagtatagagaaaagtacaggatatgtgatattataggatagaggataggagaggataaaggataggttcggatacaggataggataggggattggataggatagaggataggataggatagaggattcggatagggtagatgataggatagagaataggataggatagaggataggataggatagaggataggatgggatagaggataggatacgatagaggatagtataggatagaggataggataggatagagaatagtatgggatagatgatattatacgatagaagataggattggatagaggataggagaggattgaggataggatagcatactggataggataggatagaacagacgatagaggataggatagagaataggatagatgatagtataggatagaggattggataggatagaggataggatcagatagaggataggatatgggattgggtagtatagaggataggataggataaaggataggatagggtagaggataggataggatagaggataggatagggtagaggataggatattatagaggatagtatagcatggaggattatataggggattggataggagagacgatattataggatagaggataggataggacagatgataggataggatagaggataggatgggggattggataggatagaggatatgataggatagaagataggataggatagaggataggagaggattgaggataggataggatagtggataggataggatagaacagacaatagaggataggatagagaataggataggttagatgatagtgtaggatagaggataggatagaggacacgatattatagaggataggataggatagaggattggataggggattggataggatagaggataggataggataggatagatgatagtataggatagaggataggataggattgaggataggataggataatggataggataggatagagcagacgatagaggataggatagagaataggatacgacagatgatagtataggatggaggataggagaggattgaggataggataggatagtggatggaataggatagaactgacgatagaggattggatagagaataggataggttcgatgatagtataggatagaggataggatagaggatacgatattatggaggataggatagggtagaggataggatagaggattggataggatagaggatattataggatagaggataggatacgatagaggataggataggatagaggataggatagggtagagtataggatacagaattggataggatagagtataggataggatagaggataggatcggatagaggatagggtaggatagaggataggatcgtatagaggataggataggtgattggataggatagatgataggataggattgaggataggatgggatagtggataggataggatagagcagacgataggggataggatggagaataggataggatagggtagagggtaggatagagaatagtataggatagaggataagataggatagaggataggatagtgttcgaacaatcagctgttcggtgccgatgtgcgtccgcacgcacacacagcaaattagcgaatgTCGAAccttgtttgtatcgaggactcggccgtcgtcgcggttcgtctccctccctccccgcacacttcgggcggaccgagtagttcggggtgcgcggcgaggggagagagccgcgtcaatatacacggcaatccgtcgagccctcgctctcttttccgagaatcgcagtgataacactaataaatcagttagctctcccacaaatcacattttatttctctcaatcattcggatcgtaagttaaaggttcctcgttacggaacccaacgaagacccaaaacatttggtgccgaaacccgggaatagagtgtgccgatttctgtattccactcgatccaccgcagaattacgaagaattctgtgcatcaccgcgagttctgttgtgcgcttccgttgtctcctcgagtgatccgcgagtgcatcgagcatCTTCCGAGGCTCCGTCGCAGACAATCAGGAAGCACCTGAAAGGAAAGGAGCAGAAGTGAATTCTTCGAACAGAATTCGTGAGACCGTTCTCGAAAAACGGTACTTAGATCGCGTGGCGAACCGTTACGGATTCGAATATTCCGTGACCTTCCACCTGGACACCAACCGTTCTCGAACCGACCGAGGCAAGGTGTTTACCGCGATACGCGTAAAGTCCGTTGTCTTTCGCGTCTCGATCAGCTGTTTTTACGTCCCGTTTGAATTTAACTGCCGAAACGATGCCGCAAACGTTCAGCGATGTAGTGGTCGCTCAGGAGGAGATCGCTGGCCGCATTAAGAACTGCATCGTCTATACCGACAAATTGGGGGCAGCGAAACTCTCCGCGGTCGTATTGCAAAAAAGAATCGAGTTGCTGGAGAGTTACTGGCGCAACTTCACCGCAAATCACAACGCTATGAGACCGATGCCAGATTACGCCGCCAGTAACTACAGGAAGAGAGGCCTATACGACGAAGTCGAGGAAGCCTACATTCAGAACTCCTCTGAATTGGTGGAGAGGCTAGAAAACCTGAAGCCCGCCGCCTCAGCAATTCCGGCTGAAGCCGAGTCTCACGAGTGCAACGCCGGACCCAAActgccgaccctgaccatcgagaagttttcgggcgatctcctacggtgggacgagtttcgcgattcgtttcgcgctACGATTCACAACTCGAAACGATTGCGGGACGTCCAACGCCTACAATATTTGAAGGCGAGCCTCACCGGTGCGGCTGCGAAGGTTATCGCGCGTACATCCCTGACAGATGCGAACTATTCGACGGCGTGGGCGGCACTCGAACGTCGTTATGGAGGCATCCGTGTGCTAACCACCGCTCACCTCGGAAGACTTTTGGACTGCCCGGCAGTAAAACGAGCGTCGACGGAGGAATTGACCAGAGTCCTCGACGAGTTCTGTCAAGCTCGAGATGCTCTGGCCGCGCTAAAAAAATCAGTCGACACTTGGGACGACTGGTTCGTAACACTCCTCGTCAGGAAGCTGGACTCGACGACGCGCCTGGACTGGGAGAAAATGTTCCCGGATCCGACGATCATGCCGTCTTTCGTGGAAATTCGAGATTTCCTCGAATCACGCATCCATGCCCTGGCCTCGACCCAAGAGCCGATGTGTTCGTCAACAACGACCAAGCGAGAGGAGACGCGAAAGTCCGAacagaggacggccatgactgTGCAGATGACCAAGGGGCCACCCGCGAAGGCCAACAACGTACGGAAGTGCCCGCTGTGCTCGGACAACCACCAGCTAGGGCACTGCAGCCAGTTTAAAACCCTTAGCGCGCCGGAACGCAAGGAATTTGTGTATCGAAACAAATTGTGCGTTTCGTGCTTCTCGGGAACCCACTTGCTCGCGGCGTGCACGTCTTCCTATCGGTGCATGGTGTGCGGCGGTCATCACCACACTTCGCTTCACGAGGCGTTCCGGAAGAGTGAAGCTCCCGCGCAACCAAGCACAAGTTCGGTGAACACGTTCAGGTCGAATCGCGTTGTTTTACTGGCCACCGCGCGCGTCCAGTTGAAGTCCCCGAACGGTCGCAGTGTCTTCGctcgcgcgttactcgatcccgggtccgaaatgtcattcgtgacggacgatgtcgtgcaagcgttacgtcttccgcgccggaacgtggaggttcatttgaccggataccaggagataaacgtgggcacggtacgccacgaagtgtccgtgttacttgcgtctagtcgcgactccaagttccgactcgcgttaaacgcgctggtgacgcgaaaaattaccgctccgactccagcggtagaaattaacgacgagaagtggactcacctccacggacttccgttggccgacgaggacttccgctctccgaacagggtggaattacttctcggggcagatgcgtgtggtcacctcctcctcgagaatcgagtcggaccaatgggcactcctccaattgttcgaacgcccttcggcTGGGCGCCGATGGGCACAACCTCATCCACGAACCACGACAGCGCTGGACCTCGGGTGCGATCCTTGCTAGTTCAGCCTGCACGAGACCTCCGAGACGATTGGCAGAGTTTCTGGGAACTGGAGGAAGTGCCAACGAGTACAATAAGCACGCCTCAGGACGAAGCATGCGAAAAGCACTTCCAAGATACGCACCGCAGAGATCGGGAAGGACGCTACGTTGTGCGCTTACCGTTCGTTGCCACCCCAGGCACCGATGTCGGAGTTCCGCGATCGGCTGCCGTTCGCTTGCTCTTATCGTCCGAAAGGAGACGAGAAAGGGACGAGACGCTCCGACAGAAATACTCCGAATTCCTGGAGGAGTACGAACGGCTCGGGCACATGGAGTTCGTCTCGCGGCACTCGACTGGCGGGGGGGAGAATTACCTTCCGCATCACGCCGTGTGGCGGGAAAAACCATCCGGGAAGAAAATAAGAGTAGTGTTTAATGGCTCTTACGTTTAATTAACGACTACCTGGCTGCCGGACCGAAGCTCCAAACTGACCTCTGGGCTGTAATAACGAGGTGGCGATTCCATCGGCATGCCTTTTCGGcggacattgtaaaaatgtttcgccagATCAAGGTGCACCCAGAGGACAGGGACTGGCAGAGGATCGTCTGGAGGAACGATCCAAGCGAGGAAGTACGGGACTTTCGTTTGACGACGGTGACCTACGGCACGACGTCGGCTCCGTACCTCGCCTCGAGAGTACTGCTCCAACTTGCCGACGACGAGAAGGCTCGATTTCCGCGGGGTGCAGCGATCCTCCGAGCGAATTCGTATGTCGATGACATACTGGCCGGAGGAGATGACATCGACGACACCGAGGAGGCTCGACGTCAACTCACGGACACCCTGACGGCGGGCGGATTCCCGCTGGATAAGTGGGCGACCAACTACTTGTCGTCGAGCTCCGGTCTCGTTCAGTTGTTGCAgggtcaccaagaggcaggagcaCTGGGACTCAAATGGAGCACGGCGAACGACACTCTGTCTCTTGCGGCTCCGAAGCTCAGGACTGCCACATCAGGTCAACGATGGACCAAACGATCGGTTTTGTCTGAGACGGCCAGGCTTTTCGATCCATTGGGGTGGCTGTCTCTGATCAGCATTGCCGCGAAGATCCTGCTGCAGGACCTCTGGTTGTCTGGATTGTCGTGGGACGAGCCACTGTCTGAGCTGTTTTCCGAGCGATGGAAGCAACTTCGATTCGAGATGGAGAGGACCGATCGAATCACAGTTCCGAGATGGATTGGCTATCGTGCGGCGACCAGCGACAGTATAGAGCTGCACGGATTCAGCGACGCGTCGGAAAGGGCATACTCCGCAGCCGTCTTCATAAGGGTGCCAGTTACCGGTGCAAGGGCCGAGACGCACCTACTGATGGCGAAGACCAAGGTCGCTCCAACGAAACCACAGAGCATTCCCAGGCTGGAGCTGTGCGGCGCTCTACTGCTGGCCCGATTGCTGAGAGCAGTAGGAGATTCGATGCGGCCTCACAGCGTGACTATGCATGCgtggaccgatgcatcggtcgtcCTAGCCTGGGTGAGGTCTCATGCTTCCAGGTGGAAACCGTTTGTGGCACATAGGGTGGCCGAGATCCAGCGCCTGCTACCGGACGTTGAGTGGCGACacgcgaggacagacgaaaatcctgcggaccttgccacgcgtgggatttcagcgcaggtactggtcgacgatgacctctggtggagcggtccctcgtggttgtcagggcctcaggaggattggcctggcgcacgtgacgtcgacgagagcgaggctccggagcgcagagtgacggtgacgacgacgatggtAAGTAAGACGAAGTCCGGCGACCATCCCAGTCTGCGAGCCGTCTTCGAATCGCCCTGGGACCCACTCCGATTCTCGTCAGCGTTGAGGCTGGTCCGAGTGACCGCGTATATGCGACGCTTCGCAAACAACGCTCGCTCCATCGGTACACCGCAGCACGGGTTCCTGACAGCCACTGAAATCGACGAGGCGTGGGTGAGCGTCCACCGAATGAGTCAAGCTGACGACTTTGGCGACGAACTTGCGGAAATGGAGAAGGGTAAGATAGTCAAATCGACCTCGACCCTCGTTTCTCTTCGGCCGATTATAGATCGTCAAGGTGTCTTACGAGTGGGAGGACGACTGGACCACGCAGCAGTTTCATTCGACCAGAGACATCCTGTGATAGTCGACCGACAGTCTCCGTTGGCATCATTGTTGATCCGGTCAGCTCATCTTCGGACGCTCCATGGGGGAGTGAACTTGACGCGGGCGACGCTCAGGCTCCGCCACTGGATTCCGCGAGACAAGACGCTGGTCAAACGGGTCGTAAAAGGTTGCGTTACCTGCACTCGACTCCAAGGGCGTACCAGCAACCAGCAAATGGGAATGCTGCCTGCCCAGCGAGTGCAACCAGCCAGGGCATTCTCGGTCAGCGGAGTCGATTATGCTGGTCCGATTCCGATGCTCATGACGAGAGCAAGAGGGCAACGGACCACCAAAGGATACATCGTCGTTTTCGTGTGCCTGTGCACGAAGGCGGTCCACTTAGATGTCGTGTCCGATTTGTCCTCAGCCTCCTTCATCGCCGCTTTCAAACGCTTCGTAGCCAGACGCGGAAGATGTCACCAGATGCTGAGTGACAACGCTACGACGTTCAGAGGTGCCGATCAGCTTCTGAAGCGCATGTTCAACGCTGCATCGACCTTTTACAAGGAAACGGCGGAATTGCTGGCCGCCGACGGAACGGAATGGAGGTTCATACCGCCGTATTCTCCTCATTTCGGCGGTctgtgggaagcggccgtgaaatccgCGAAGAGGCATCTACGACGCACAATAGGGGAACAACAGCTCACCTTCGAGGAGCTTTCCACCCTGCTGTGCCAAGTGGAAGCTTGTATGAACTCTCGACCCCTCTCCGCCTTGTTCGACGATCCAAATGATCCTCCCTTCCTCACGCCGAATCATCTGGTTAACGCTTCTTCTTTGTGCGCAGTTCCAGAACCGGGTGACGAAATCACGTACGACGCAGGCCGACGGAGATGGAACCTTGTATCCAGACTTCTGGAAGGTTTCTGGCAGCGGTGGCGTACCGAATACCTGAGCCAGCTGCAGACTCTCCCGAAATGGCAAAGGGCACGGGAGAATCTTGCTGTCGGAGCGGTCGTGCTCCTGAAGGACGATCTCGCGCCGCCTACGAAATGGCCTCTCGGACGAGTCGTCGAAGTGCATCGGGGATCCGACGGACGAGTACGTGTGGCTGCCGTGAAGACCGCTACCCGTACCACCACCAGAGCCATCCAACGCCTTGTACCGCTCATTTCCTCAGAGCATTCCACCGGCGAGGAAACATGACTCttttcacggcgggcggtgcTTAGACGCACACTGTATATATtgcaaataattgtaaataactgtaaatATCTGTAGTAATATCTGTATTATTTCGTTGCCGACCCGAcaacgaggcgggcggtatgttcgaacaatcagctgttcggtgccgatgtgcgtccgcacgcacacacagcaaattagcgaatgTCGAAccttgtttgtatcgaggactcggccgtcgtcgcggttcgtctccctccctccccgcacacttcgggcggaccgagtagttcggggtgcgcggcgaggggagagagccgcgtcaatatacacggcaatccgtcgagccctcgctctcttttccgagaatcgcagtgataacactaataaatcagttagctctcccacaaatcacattttatttctctcaatcattcggatcgtaagttaaaggttcctcgttacggaacccaacgaagacccaaaacagataggatagagaatagtataggataaatgaaattataggatagaggataggatagggtagaggataggatagagaataggataggatagagaatagtatagcatagatgatattataggatagaatataagataggatagaggataggatcgtatagaggatgggataggtgattggataacatagaggataggatagggtagatgataggatagagaataggataggatagaggataggataggatagagaatagtgtagcatagatgatattataggatagaggataggataggatagaggataggatcgtatagagaatgggataggtgattggataggatacaggataggatagggtagatgataggatagagaataggataggatagaggataggataggatagaggataggatcggatagaggataggatatgatagagaatagtataggatataggataggataggatagaggatacgatattatagaggataggataggatagaggataggatcggatagaggttaggataggggattgg encodes the following:
- the LOC143363589 gene encoding uncharacterized protein LOC143363589: MFRQIKVHPEDRDWQRIVWRNDPSEEVRDFRLTTVTYGTTSAPYLASRVLLQLADDEKARFPRGAAILRANSYVDDILAGGDDIDDTEEARRQLTDTLTAGGFPLDKWATNYLSSSSGLVQLLQGHQEAGALGLKWSTANDTLSLAAPKLRTATSGQRWTKRSVLSETARLFDPLGWLSLISIAAKILLQDLWLSGLSWDEPLSELFSERWKQLRFEMERTDRITVPRWIGYRAATSDSIELHGFSDASERAYSAAVFIRVPVTGARAETHLLMAKTKVAPTKPQSIPRLELCGALLLARLLRAVGDSMRPHSVTMHAWTDASVVLAWGGRDPAPATGR
- the LOC143363590 gene encoding uncharacterized protein LOC143363590; this encodes MVSKTKSGDHPSLRAVFESPWDPLRFSSALRLVRVTAYMRRFANNARSIGTPQHGFLTATEIDEAWVSVHRMSQADDFGDELAEMEKGKIVKSTSTLVSLRPIIDRQGVLRVGGRLDHAAVSFDQRHPVIVDRQSPLASLLIRSAHLRTLHGGVNLTRATLRLRHWIPRDKTLVKRVVKGCVTCTRLQGRTSNQQMGMLPAQRVQPARAFSVSGVDYAGPIPMLMTRARGQRTTKGYIVVFVCLCTKAVHLDVVSDLSSASFIAAFKRFVARRGRCHQMLSDNATTFRGADQLLKRMFNAASTFYKETAELLAADGTEWRFIPPYSPHFGGLWEAAVKSAKRHLRRTIGEQQLTFEELSTLLCQVEACMNSRPLSALFDDPNDPPFLTPNHLVNASSLCAVPEPGDEITYDAGRRRWNLVSRLLEGFWQRWRTEYLSQLQTLPKWQRARENLAVGAVVLLKDDLAPPTKWPLGRVVEVHRGSDGRVRVAAVKTATRTTTRAIQRLVPLISSEHSTGEET